One Setaria italica strain Yugu1 chromosome I, Setaria_italica_v2.0, whole genome shotgun sequence DNA window includes the following coding sequences:
- the LOC101761269 gene encoding aspartyl protease family protein At5g10770, whose translation MALLLRLLALSLLLAVATPIRDVTDACSSQVKDFPHLNSSGIHLTLHHPRSPCSPAPLPADLPFSAVLTHDDARIASLAARLAKTPSSRPTALDESSSPDESLASVPLGPGTSVGVGNYVTRMGLGTPAKSYVMVVDTGSSLTWLQCSPCVVSCHRQSGPVFNPKASSSYASVSCSEPQCSDLTSATLNPAACSTSNVCVYQASYGDSSFSMGYLSKDTVSLGSSSMPNFYYGCGQDNEGLFGRSAGLIGLARNKLSLLYQLAPTLGYSFSYCLPTSSSSSGYLSIGSYNPGQYSYTPMASNSLDDSLYFIKLTGITVAGKPLSVSSSAYSSLPTIIDSGTVITRLPTGVYSALSKAVAAAMKGTPRASAFSILDTCFQGQASRLRAPAVSMAFAGGAALKLAAPNLLVDVDSATTCLAFAPARSAAIIGNTQQQTFSVVYDVKSKRIGFAAGGCS comes from the coding sequence ATTTCCCGCACCTCAACAGCTCCGGGATCCACCTGACGCTGCACCACCCGCGGAGCCcctgctcgccggcgccgctccccgCCGACCTCCCCTTCTCCGCGGTGCTCACCCACGACGACGCGCGCAtcgcctccctcgccgcgcgcctcgcCAAGACGCCGTCCTCGCGGCCCACCGCGCTCGACGAGTCGTCGTCTCCCGACGAGTCCCTCGCGTCCGTGCCGCTGGGCCCGGGCACCTCGGTGGGCGTGGGCAACTACGTCACCCGCATGGGCCTCGGCACGCCGGCCAAGTCCTACGTCATGGTCGTGGACACGGGGTCCTCCCTCACCTGGCTCCAGTGCTCCCCCTGCGTGGTGTCGTGCCACCGCCAGTCGGGCCCCGTGTTCAACCCCAAGGCGTCCAGCTCCTACGCCTCCGTCTCCTGCTCCGAGCCCCAGTGCAGCGACCTCACCTCCGCCACGCTCAACCCCGCCGCCTGCTCCACCTCCAACGTCTGCGTCTACCAGGCCAGCTACGGGGACAGCTCCTTCTCCATGGGGTACCTGAGCAAGGACACCGTGTCGCTGGGCTCCAGCAGCATGCCCAACTTCTACTATGGGTGCGGGCAGGACAACGAGGGGCTCTTCGGCCGCTCGGCGGGGCTCATCGGCCTGGCGCGCAACAAGCTGTCGCTGCTGTACCAGCTCGCACCCACCCTGGGCTACTCCTTCTCCTACTGCCtgccgacgtcgtcgtcgtcgtccgggtACCTGTCCATCGGCTCCTACAACCCGGGGCAGTACTCGTACACGCCCATGGCGTCGAACTCGCTGGACGACTCGCTCTACTTCATCAAGCTGACGGGGATCACCGTCGCGGGGAAGCCGCTCTCCGTGTCGTCGTCGGCCTACTCCAGCCTGCCGACCATCATCGACTCCGGCACGGTGATCACGCGCCTGCCCACGGGGGTGTACTCGGCGCTCAGcaaggccgtggcggcggccatgAAGGGGACCCCCCGCGCGTCGGCCTTCTCCATCCTCGACACGTGCTTCCAGGGCCAGGCGTCGCGGCTGCGCGCGCCGGCGGTCAGCATGgccttcgccggcggcgcggccctgAAGCTGGCGGCGCCGAACCTGCTCGTGGACGTGGACAGCGCCACGACGTGCCTGGCGTTCGCGCCCGCACGGAGCGCCGCCATCATCGGGAACACGCAGCAGCAGACCTTCAGCGTCGTCTATGACGTCAAGAGCAAAAGGATCGggttcgccgccggcggctgcaGCTGA
- the LOC111258067 gene encoding ubiquitin-conjugating enzyme E2 28-like gives MAPGGGALRRTTTTGGARPADKSRRWETRLERELEGLWADPPEWCLPGADATDRLRWQVVVVGPEGSPYDGGVFAVRLEFPRDYPFKAPKVFFATKVYHPNVDPRTGLVCLDFLTDKNWWTPAWSVDKVLLVVVSLLHEPVMDGVAINREAAYLYKKKRLVYEEIARAKTREHASASASSTDVSSSSSSDNKERLRRPSSRGVSQLCRRLTRRVKFLRTSE, from the exons AtggctcccggcggcggcgctctccgGCGAACGACGACCACGGGAGGCGCGCGGCCTGCAGACAAGTCCCGTCGCTGGGAGACGCGGCTCGAGAGGGAGCTCGAAGGGCTCTGGGCGGACCCGCCGGAGTGGTGCCTCCCCGGCGCCGACGCGACGGACCGCCTCCGTTGgcaggtcgtcgtcgtcggccccGAGGGAAGCCCCTACGACGGCGGGGTGTTCGCCGTCCGCCTCGAGTTCCCGCGCGACTACCCCTTCAAGGCTCCCAAGGTGTTCTTCGCCACAAAG GTTTACCACCCCAACGTGGATCCGAGGACTGGGCTGGTGTGCCTGGACTTCCTGACCGACAAGAACTGGTGGACGCCCGCGTGGTCGGTGGACAAGGTCCTGCTCGTCGTGGTCTCGCTTCTGCACGAGCCTGTCATGGACGGCGTCGCCATCAACCGGGAGGCCGCGTACCTCTACAAGAAGAAGAGGCTCGTGTACGAGGAGATCGCGAGGGCCAAGACCCGGGAGcacgcgtcggcgtcggcgtcgtcgacagatgtgtcgtcgtcgtcttcgtcagATAATAAGgagcgcctgcgccgcccgtcGTCCCGGGGCGTTTCCCAGCTGTGCCGTCGTCTCACGAGGAGGGTGAAGTTTCTTCGGACTTCAGAATAG
- the LOC105914312 gene encoding uncharacterized protein LOC105914312 isoform X1 — MLDGHRTNDEVNDVYERDIELYEQLAIAWTWKYSAPIVSHYPTDELDERWLDHCDAVATKRAADEAEERLRRYEEERRRHQEEEEALERRAAASSWPARARRIALLPRVTWKRVVAFLQGWSIALPFATSRRRFSSTVLLPLSNYTGRACF; from the coding sequence ATGCTCGACGGCCACCGGACCAACGACGAGGTCAACGACGTGTACGAGAGAGACATCGAGCTGTACGAGCAGCTGGCCATTGCGTGGACCTGGAAGTACTCGGCGCCGATCGTCTCCCACTACCCGACCGACGAATTAGACGAGCGGTGGCTGGACCACTGCGACGCCGTCGCCACCAAGCGTGCTGCCGACGAGGCGGAAGAGAGGCTGCGCCGCTACGAGGAAGAGAGGCGGCGCCaccaagaggaggaagaggcgttggagcgccgcgccgccgcgtcgtcttGGCCTGCCCGTGCAAGGAGGATCGCGTTGCTGCCCCGTGTGACGTGGAAACGGGTGGTGGCGTTTCTTCAGGGATGGTCCATCGCCTTGCCGTTTGCTACCTCTAGGAGGCGCTTTTCTTCTACCGTGCTGCTCCCTTTGTCCAATTATACTGGACGCGCTTGTTTTTAG
- the LOC105914312 gene encoding probable ubiquitin-conjugating enzyme E2 12 isoform X2 produces MGLEPDIRRIRSELRKIWVDPPAFCRPGASPVTDLLHWEVVIDGPDGSPYFGGTFPVDIDFSIYPLSPPKITSKPRCTTRTSTRIGR; encoded by the exons ATGGGCTTGGAGCCGGACATACGACGGATCCGGAGCGAGCTCCGCAAGATATGGGTCGACCCGCCGGCGTTCTGCCGGCCCGGCGCGTCGCCGGTGACGGACCTCCTCCACTGGGAGGTGGTCATCGACGGCCCCGACGGCAGCCCCTACTTCGGAGGGACGTTCCCCGTAGACATCGACTTCAGCATTTATCCCCTGAGTCCCCCAAAGATCACCTCAAAACCAAG GTGTACCACCCGAACATCAACTCGGATAGGGAGATGA
- the LOC101761660 gene encoding uncharacterized WD repeat-containing protein C2A9.03, translating to MRGSMSYYHDDHAEEMEDDYDYDMDDPVDDVVDEHQDRGFMDFDSDDDNYAHSNDDIPDTSSADARKGKDMQGILWERLPVTREKYRQTRLEQYKNYENVPNSGEEAIKDCNPTEKGGMYYEFRQNTRSVKSTILHFQLRNLVWATSKHDVYFTSSYSIRHWSALSGMNTELMNVEGHVAPREKCSGSLSEGFSQTQVSTLAVKDNLLIAGGFQGELICKHLDREGISFCGRTTYDDNAITNAVEIFNTSSGAVHFIASNNDSGVRDYDMEGFRLCKYFQFEWPVNHTSLSPDRKVVVIVGDDPDGLLIDANSGKTLHSIKGHRDFSFASAWSPDGRTFATGNQDKTCRIWDTRNLSKAVHVLRGNLGAIRSIRFTSDGQFMSMAEPADFVHVYDVKSDYNRRQELDFFGEISGTSFSPDTDMLFVGVWDRTYGSLLQFGRLHNYSYLDSLF from the exons ATGAGAGGATCGATGTCCTACTATCACGACGACCACGCTGAAGAGATGGAGGATGATTATGATTACGACATGGATGATCCTGTTGATGACGTGGTCGATGAGCATCAAGATCGAGGTTTTATGGATTTTGATTCGGATGATGATAATTATGCCCACTCG AATGATGATATCCCAGATACTTCATCAGCAGAcgcgagaaaaggaaaagacatGCAAGGAATACTCTGGGAGAGGCTACCTGTAACTCGTGAAAAATACAGACAGACCAGATTAGAACAGTACAAAAATTATGAGAATGTACCTAACTCTGGGGAAGAAGCAATAAAG GATTGCAACCCAACAGAGAAAGGCGGCATGTATTATGAGTTCAGACAAAATACTAGATCAGTAAAATCAACTATTCTACATTTTCAG CTGAGAAATTTGGTGTGGGCTACATCCAAGCATGATGTCTACTTTACGTCAAGTTACTCAATTCGTCACTGGTCAGCATTGAGTGGTATGAATACTGAACTTATGAATGTCGAAGGACATGTGGCACCAAGGGAG AAATGCTCGGGAAGTTTATCCGAGGGTTTTTCTCAGACTCAAGTTAGTACCTTGGCTGTCAAGGACAATTTGCTTATAGCTGGTGGTTTTCAAGGAGAGCTAATCTGCAAA CACCTTGATCGGGAAGGAATTAGTTTTTGCGGCCGAACAACTTATGATGACAACGCTATTACCAATGCAGTTGAGATATTCAATACCTCAAG TGGCGCCGTTCACTTCATAGCATCGAATAACGACTCTGGTGTGAGAGACTATGACATGGAGGGATTCCGACTCTGCAAGTATTTTCAGTTTGAATGGCCAGTGAAT CATACTTCATTGAGTCCTGACAGAAAGGTGGTTGTTATTGTGGGTGATGACCCTGATGGTTTACTTATTGATGCCAACTCTGGAAAG ACTCTTCATTCAATAAAAGGTCACCGGGACTTCTCATTTGCATCGGCTTGGAGCCCTGATGGGCGAACGTTTGCTACTGGCAACCAAGACAAGACATGCCGCATCTGGGACACGAGAAACCTCTCTAAAGCCGTCCATGTTCTGAGGGGTAACCTCGGAGCCATCAGGTCCATCCGCTTCACCTCGGATGGGCAGTTCATGTCGATGGCGGAACCTGCTGACTTTGTGCACGTCTACGACGTGAAGAGTGACTACAACAGAAGGCAAGAGCTGGACTTCTTTGGCGAGATATCCGGCACGTCCTTCAGCCCCGACACCGACATGCTCTTCGTCGGGGTCTGGGATAGAACGTATGGCAGTCTGCTCCAGTTCGGCCGCCTGCACAACTACTCGTACCTCGACTCCTTGTTTTGA